Proteins from a genomic interval of Zingiber officinale cultivar Zhangliang chromosome 1B, Zo_v1.1, whole genome shotgun sequence:
- the LOC122037063 gene encoding uncharacterized protein LOC122037063: MWIREHLYFNDFSKNYLNWIWHGEAAEKDRLNSSVNQEPTDNCHDDFETVNLCEAAYDNHTENPEAFMKFLEEAEKPLYKGCKRYTKLSALVKLYNTKARHGMSDALFSDLLADFGDMLPDNHNLPSSIYEAKKTLSCLALSHEKIHACSNDCILYRKQYKDCVSCPKCGLSRWKLTKKNVEKKGVPAKVVWYFPPIPRFKRMFKSLETSRNLTWHAYSTRVVGQLRHPVDSPSWKLVDHMWPNFGSEARNIRLALAADGINPHSNLSSRYSCWPIMLPGNDIDVYLEVLVYDLQLLWEGVDGVYDAYRREIFTLKAVLLWTINDFPAYGNLSGCTTHGYYACPIYGEDTYAKHLPNGKKMSFAGHRRFLPRFHPYRRQIKEFNGMEELGEAGRPLFRIKLFDKLSDMTCEFGKKTSVNGKIRKKAKENIVEDIEEEKYVGATNFSKCCKKKSIFFNLPYWKYLHVRHCLDVMHIEKNVFESLINTLMNIKGKTKDNVAARLDMVQMGIRPQLTPKIGEKRTYLPPAACSFTKNERLQVCRSLMDIKVPEGFSSNMKNLVCMDEMKLSSLKSHDSHVIMQHFLPIVIRNSLPKYVRYAVIRLCFFFKDICCKIIDVAKLDKLQSDLIITLCLLEQYFPPSFFDIMLHLTVHLVREVQLCGPVYFRWMYPFERCMKMLKSYVGSRKYPEGCIVRRYAAEEAVEFCSEYLNDLDPVGVPKSLRDPNASIPGFSASNSSIIVQQIDLQ, translated from the exons ATGTGGATTCGGGAGCATCTTTACTTCAATGATTTcagtaaaaattatttgaattggattTGGCATGGTGAGGCTGCGGAGAAGGATAGATTAAATTCGAGTGTCAACCAAGAGCCAACTGATAATTGTCATGATGATTTTGAAACAGTTAATTTGTGTGAGGCAGCGTATGATAACCATACAGAAAATCCAGAAGCATTTATGAAGTTTTTGGAGGAAGCAGAGAAGCCACTGTATAAGGGATGCAAACGTTACACAAAGTTGAGTGCACTTGTAAAACTATACAATACCAAAGCAAGGCATGGGAtgagtgatgctctattttcagATCTACTAGCAGATTTTGGGGACATGCTGCCAGATAACCACAATCTGCCATCGTCAATTTATGAAGCAAAGAAGACGTTGAGTTGTTTGGCTTTGAGTCATGAAAAGATTCATGCTTGTTCCAATGATTGCATCCTTTATAGGAAACAATATAAAGACTGCGTAAGCTGCCCGAAATGTGGCTTATCAAGATGGAAGCTAACCAAGAAAAATGTTGAGAAGAAAGGTGTTCCTGCCAAAGTGGTTTGGTATTTCCCTCCCATACCAAGATTTAagcgcatgtttaaatctttagaaACTTCCAGAAATTTAACATGGCATGCATATAGCACAAGAGTTGTTGGTCAGTTACGCCATCCAGTTGATTCACCGTCATGGAAATTGGTGGATCATATGTGGCCCAACTTTGGAAGTGAGGCAAGAAATATTCGCCTGGCACTTGCAGCCGATGGAATTAATCCTCACAGCAATCTTAGTAGTCGCTACAGTTGCTGGCCAATCATGCTG CCTGGAAACGATATCGACGTCTACCTTGAGGTTCTGGTTTATGATTTGCAGCTCTTGtgggaaggagttgatggagtTTATGATGCTTATCGAAGGGAGATTTTCACTCTTAAAGCAGTTCTTTTATGGACCATCAACGACTTTCCTGCATATGGTAACCTTAGTGGATGTACTACACATGGTTATTACGCATGCCCAATATATGGTGAGGATACTTATGCAAAGCACTTACCAAATGGGAAGAAAATGTCATTTGCTGGGCATAGACGATTCCTACCACGATTTCATCCATATCGGAGGCAAATAAAGGAGTTTAATGGCATGGAGGAACTTGGTGAAGCAGGTAGGCCATTATTTAGAATTAAGTTGTTTGACAAGCTTTCAGACATGACATGTGAGTTTGGAAAGAAAACAAGTGTGAatgggaaaataaggaaaaaagcaAAGGAGAATATTGTGGAAGACATTGAAGAAGAAAAGTATGTTGGAGCTACAAATTTCAGTAAATGTTGTAAGAAGAAGTCAATTTTTTTCAATCTTCCATACTGGAAATACCTACATGTTAGGCATTGTCTCGATGTTATGCACATTGAGAAAAATGTTTTCGAGTCTCTGATTAATACTTTGATGAACATCAAGGGAAAAACTAAGGACAATGTGGCAGCTAGGTTGGACATGGTTCAGATGGGAATTAGGCCTCAATTGACTCCTAAAATTGGTGAGAAAAGAACATATCTACCTCCTGCAGCATGCTCATTCACAAAAAATGAGAGATTACAAGTATGTAGGTCATTAATGGATATAAAAGTTCCGGAAGGTTTCTCATCAAACATGAAGAATCTTGTCTGCATGGATGAGATGAAGCTAAGTAGCTTGAAATCACATGATTCTCATGTTATAATGCAGCACTTCCTGCCAATAGTCATACGTAATTCTCTGCCAAAATATGTTAGATATGCTGTCATAAGATTATGCTTCTTCTTCAAAGATATTTGTTGCAAGATTATCGATGTAGCCAAGTTAGATAAGCTGCAATCTGACTTGATCATTACACTCTGCTTATTGGAGCAGTATTTCCCCCCTTCTTTCTTCGATATCATGCTCCACTTAACAGTTCATCTTGTTCGTGAAGTCCAATTATGTGGACCAGTCTACTTCAGatggatgtacccatttgaaagatgcaTGAAGATGTTGAAAAGTTACGTAGGCAGTCGAAAATATCCAGAAGGTTgcattgttcggagatatgcagcAGAAGAAGCAgttgaattttgttcagaatatCTCAATGACCTTGATCCTGTTGGGGTCCCTAAATCACTACGTGACCCAAACGCAAGCATTCCTGGATTCTCAGCAAGCAATTCATCAATCATCGTCCAACAAATTGATCTCCAATAA
- the LOC122050874 gene encoding uncharacterized protein LOC122050874 isoform X2: MTEEETIPIEFDEAMFGRNVSTSLLREDIMRCMEMREIGSRQILVYMGYLYKYLKETNRAEYVSFVDPNKIPAAQDGSTSSQHIANQLKASNGDSICLIPYNTGLQVV, encoded by the exons ATGACTGAGGAGGAGACCATTCCTATCGAATTTGATGAAGCCATGTTTGGACGTAATGTGAGTACATCGTTGTTGAGAGAGGATATCATGCGCTGTATGGAAATGAGAGAGATAGGGTCCAGGCAaattttggtttacatggg TTACTTGTACAAGTACTTGAAGGAAACAAACAGGGCTGAGTATGTGTCGTTTGTGGATCCCAACAAAATACCAGCCGCTCAAGATGGCAGTACCTCTTCACAACACATTGCTAATCAGTTGAAAGCATCAAACGGAGACAGCATATGCCTTATCCCATACAACACTGG TTTGCAGGTTGTGTGA
- the LOC122050874 gene encoding uncharacterized protein LOC122050874 isoform X1: MTEEETIPIEFDEAMFGRNVSTSLLREDIMRCMEMREIGSRQILVYMGYLYKYLKETNRAEYVSFVDPNKIPAAQDGSTSSQHIANQLKASNGDSICLIPYNTGYIFNPCSIPNT; the protein is encoded by the exons ATGACTGAGGAGGAGACCATTCCTATCGAATTTGATGAAGCCATGTTTGGACGTAATGTGAGTACATCGTTGTTGAGAGAGGATATCATGCGCTGTATGGAAATGAGAGAGATAGGGTCCAGGCAaattttggtttacatggg TTACTTGTACAAGTACTTGAAGGAAACAAACAGGGCTGAGTATGTGTCGTTTGTGGATCCCAACAAAATACCAGCCGCTCAAGATGGCAGTACCTCTTCACAACACATTGCTAATCAGTTGAAAGCATCAAACGGAGACAGCATATGCCTTATCCCATACAACACTGGGTATATTTTTAATCCCTGCTCAATTCCTAATACATAG